In one window of Bacteroidales bacterium DNA:
- a CDS encoding type II toxin-antitoxin system RelE/ParE family toxin: MESTERKIIFYGSHFIDFYLGQSVRVQEKIEYVLNVIKQVGKISRKFLCQIEDTDGLYEIRVEYSSNIYRIFCCFDQENIVVLFNGFQKKSRKTPKSEIEKASRLKKEYFNSLDNEKRRNKKSQII, encoded by the coding sequence ATGGAATCTACAGAAAGAAAGATCATTTTCTACGGTTCTCATTTTATTGATTTTTATTTAGGACAGTCAGTTCGTGTACAGGAAAAGATCGAATATGTATTAAATGTCATAAAACAGGTCGGGAAAATTTCTCGTAAATTTTTGTGTCAAATTGAAGACACAGATGGCCTTTATGAAATACGAGTTGAATATTCTTCAAACATCTACAGAATATTTTGCTGTTTTGATCAAGAGAATATTGTTGTCTTATTCAATGGATTTCAGAAAAAATCCAGGAAAACTCCCAAATCAGAAATAGAGAAAGCTTCCAGGCTAAAAAAAGAATACTTTAACTCATTGGACAATGAAAAAAGACGAAATAAAAAAAGCCAGATCATTTGA
- a CDS encoding glycosyltransferase family 39 protein, with protein sequence MNLFPKPGIQRFRKYRTVLVILLFLPVIFINIRSNHDWGDDFAQYIHQAENIIKGIPQSQTGYVYSQENYIGPTAYPSGFPILLAPVYAIFGNSMQAFIFYISLFYLALAFAVNWFYKKHFSPLAAIVLAFILIYNPQLLLFKQEVMSDLPFTLFLVLAFCFYPEVKPGKTRSLVLFGILTGFIIMIRSVGFVLVMAIAADQLVTILRKRSQAKINHEPTPPLLKSMGFPLLLVMIPVFFYFLVNSLIFRIPSSGSLMDYLYFYYSGNFLLTIPDNLEQYVEVFRYMYTPVTGGFRFLSLILGSAFLTMALLGFIRKISTRLEVFDYFFVFYIFILLVFPNNYSAYRLLIPVGFLLLFYAAQGFKSIRLAFFLSGKNRVSLLGLLILAMFIPGIINVTAGKNTMMEGPQQEDAVAAFKFISGNVADSSVIVFFKPRALALYTGKQGLADPFTEDPTEIHIQLVKASADYILIHEELTRESMKRYTRLLKSRAQLVWKNKGYRLLKINPPNPAEQY encoded by the coding sequence ATGAACCTATTCCCGAAACCGGGCATTCAGCGTTTTCGCAAATACCGCACTGTACTTGTGATCCTGCTGTTCCTGCCTGTCATTTTTATCAATATCCGGTCGAACCACGACTGGGGCGACGACTTCGCCCAATATATCCACCAGGCTGAAAATATAATTAAAGGAATCCCTCAGTCCCAAACCGGGTATGTATACAGCCAGGAAAACTATATCGGACCCACTGCTTATCCCTCCGGCTTTCCCATTCTGCTTGCACCGGTTTATGCCATTTTTGGTAATTCCATGCAGGCTTTTATCTTTTATATTTCCCTTTTTTACCTGGCATTAGCTTTTGCAGTTAACTGGTTCTATAAAAAGCATTTTTCACCACTGGCAGCCATCGTCCTTGCTTTTATACTCATTTATAATCCCCAGTTACTCCTTTTCAAACAGGAAGTAATGTCGGATTTGCCCTTCACTCTTTTCCTGGTGCTGGCATTTTGTTTTTATCCTGAAGTGAAACCCGGGAAAACGAGATCTCTTGTATTGTTTGGAATCCTCACCGGGTTCATCATCATGATCAGATCGGTAGGATTTGTGCTGGTTATGGCTATTGCCGCCGACCAGCTAGTCACCATCCTCCGGAAACGGAGCCAGGCTAAGATCAATCATGAACCTACTCCCCCCTTGCTGAAATCGATGGGATTTCCCCTTTTATTGGTCATGATACCTGTTTTCTTCTATTTCCTGGTTAACTCCCTGATTTTCAGAATTCCCTCAAGCGGAAGCCTGATGGATTACCTCTATTTCTATTATTCAGGTAATTTCCTCTTAACCATCCCCGACAACCTGGAACAGTATGTTGAAGTTTTCAGGTATATGTACACACCTGTTACCGGCGGATTCAGGTTCCTTTCACTGATCCTTGGTTCAGCCTTCCTTACCATGGCATTACTGGGTTTTATCCGGAAGATTTCTACACGACTAGAGGTTTTCGATTACTTCTTTGTCTTTTATATTTTTATCCTTCTCGTTTTCCCGAATAATTATTCTGCCTACCGATTACTTATACCGGTGGGTTTCCTGCTATTATTCTATGCCGCCCAGGGCTTCAAGTCCATCCGGCTGGCTTTCTTCCTGAGCGGGAAAAACAGGGTGAGTTTGCTGGGCCTGCTGATCCTGGCAATGTTCATTCCCGGAATCATTAATGTTACTGCAGGTAAAAATACCATGATGGAAGGGCCTCAGCAGGAAGATGCTGTAGCTGCGTTTAAGTTTATCTCCGGAAATGTGGCGGATTCTTCTGTGATCGTTTTCTTTAAACCCAGGGCTTTAGCCTTGTATACCGGTAAGCAGGGCCTTGCGGATCCTTTCACCGAAGATCCAACTGAAATACATATTCAACTTGTAAAAGCAAGTGCTGATTATATCCTGATCCATGAAGAACTCACCAGGGAATCCATGAAAAGATATACCCGGCTGCTGAAATCAAGAGCTCAACTGGTCTGGAAGAATAAAGGATACCGCCTGCTGAAGATCAACCCTCCAAATCCTGCAGAACAGTACTGA